One Solenopsis invicta isolate M01_SB chromosome 15, UNIL_Sinv_3.0, whole genome shotgun sequence genomic window, CACTGTATAGTTGtgtttgcataaataatttctctttttatagAAACACAATGCAACGCTTCGGTGAAATGGGACGGGGGATGCGTCCTCGACAGCTGCGAATATCCTATCGAATATCCTATCTGTTACCGAACGGAATTGACTTTATTCAGAcgaaaagtaattttgtaaaatatttgataatataccGAACGCATTTTACAATACGATTTTATAATACAAGTTTGCAACAAAGTGTCTCGCGCTTCTTCGTCACAGCGGTGAAATAGTTGCGATGGCATTAAAAATGGCAcgatgaatattattaaatggtCAAATATGCATCGTCGTGTTAAAACACACGCTCAAGTttcaaaattgcttttttaCAAGAAGCTGTTTTAAAATCCCTTTTTGTGATCTAATTTTCTAAGAAGCCCGCGAAGAATTTACGTTTAATACAAAAGTGcccagaaattttatatttattttcctttctttttcatattacatcaaaaatgagaaaagaaatgtgaaagaaaatatcgattattttttcatcgtacaaatttaagttttttctCTCTATTGTCACAGAGAGGATGTAATTGTTAACCGATATCTTCTCTATGATTAAATATAGGCTAAGACAGCACTTTGTGTCTTcgatatttatagaaatataaatataataattggcAGCTGTTCTTATTGTAGCTTTCGCAGCGATAAAAAAATCTTGCCATTTATTGGCCATTTATGGTCCAAAGTATTAACTTGACAAATTTAAGCTGCGTGAAATCTTTTTATTGGagggattttttttattggaaaagtCTATCGAATCaatttttatcagtttttatCAGTAATTGTCATAATTATCTTCATCGCGAggataaaaacaatttgtaaatacGTGAATACTTTAAGAGTAAACTATCGAATATATTATTGACTGGCAGCAAGAAGATTATCTATAGCGTCACatcaattaacaattaattaagtCGAGTCGCTCGAAGCGGCGTGACGTAACGAAATAGGCCAAAGACTAGTGTAAAAGAGAAAGCGCGAACGATGCGTTCAAGTTCCTTAGACAAGTATCGCTTTATACAGTCAAATTTTCGTAATTCTTCTATAATCTTTTCACATGtaaaagaaagatataaaataatgaggAGAAGAAACAGAGAGCAAGGGGGCGGGGGGGGGGACGGCCTCCCATGGCGGGGGATTGTTACGGAAAGAGGAACAAGGAAGATAACGGGAAGACATAAAGGAAGAAATACGAAAGTTTACTTATGTTATGTATGTACTTGTGAAAACAGTTGCCGATTTTAATCAAAGTTCGTGAaacgattgaaaaaagaaacaacGATTTTAGAGGCCTAAAAACTTATGAGAGTGATCAGCCTCATGGTCTTCCGCTTGTTACGTATGTGTTTTctattgatatacatattttaaaataaatatcgataCTCTTGAAATTCTTGGTCTTTAAATTATGACTCTTTCTACTTTTCATAAATGCTCGCACACTCGTGTTATTTAACAACGTGAATATTCGCACCGTTCGCAATAGAGACCTTGAAATTGATTCCGTAGACAGTCAACTTTTCCGCTCTTCGttgcgaataataaattaatccaATTCTCGCGTTATTTGCGACAACAACTAgaaaattgaatcaatttaatCTAAACAAATTTATGGCGACCAACTTGCTGATAAATCCTATAAAACTACGCTTTTATACAGAAAGATATGGAAAGGAGaagaaattgataaatgtaCGAGAAACATTTGTGCCTACTATTCGTACAAAACCATTAACTGGCAAATTATATGCGAAACACGATGTTTTCTCTCCATTTGACGTTAGAGAGGACGACATCAACTTGATTAAACGAAAGATGGAGATGATACCCAAAGATATTTATTCGTTTAGGCCGCCGGCAGTAAATATGGAGTGAGTCGACAAACGAGTGTAAACGTCAAAcgtaaatgaaaaatgaaacgtCAAACTAATGAATGAGTTTCCATAGATACGGTTGGTTCACCGAACCGCTAGTACCTGTCACGGAGGATCCAAGATTACGCTTCTCTAGGAAACAATCGGATTTTATCGCGAGTGAACTCATACGTCGAAAACTGCAGAAAGCGAATCTACCAGAGAAAAGATTTCTTGGCGTGCCGTTtagaacataaatatttaagagaATGATGAATCGGTGAATTGTGATGTTTTCGATAGATTATAGAATAAAAGTTTGTAATTGAAGAAAGATTTTCTTCCAAGCTTCATAAAAgcaccattaaaaaaaaagtgagataACATCAAAGTCGCTAAAGTCGCTAAAGTCAGATGAGCTTGAGAAAATTCGATACATTGATTCGGGTGATGTTGTGTTTCGTTGTTCCCCCTGGCAACAAGTTCCGTGGCAACTGGCAACTCTCTTTTTCGCAACTTTCGAGACAAGATGGCACGAGTACAAGTCTTTAAAGGATATAGGGGTGTCGGGTGTACGCAGTTTCTCAGCCGAGCAAGTCCAAAAGACGAGATCTGGACGCAAATGATATTTAAGCTGAACGTGTTatgtacaaattgaaaattcgCACTTTCCACATTCGGACGTATCAAAGTGACGACAGCGAGATATGTCGTTAACCATGCGCTTAACAAAACTGTCATTAGACTAGACGCTTGGACGAGATGGCAGGCAGAGCTTTTCGCGTTAAAGTACATCTAGATGTACACGCGGTACGTATCACGAGTCATAttctcatatatatttttttttatatccttttttCCCGACGCGACTTGCGATTCTAGGTAACGTGTCCTGGCGTTTGGTTATGCCCCAATGGCAAAGTGACTCTGCGAATCAACGCTCTTGACTCTCGTGCGGAATCCCACG contains:
- the LOC105192822 gene encoding uncharacterized protein LOC105192822 produces the protein MATNLLINPIKLRFYTERYGKEKKLINVRETFVPTIRTKPLTGKLYAKHDVFSPFDVREDDINLIKRKMEMIPKDIYSFRPPAVNMEYGWFTEPLVPVTEDPRLRFSRKQSDFIASELIRRKLQKANLPEKRFLGVPFRT